In Rutidosis leptorrhynchoides isolate AG116_Rl617_1_P2 chromosome 6, CSIRO_AGI_Rlap_v1, whole genome shotgun sequence, the DNA window AACAAAGATGAAAAAATAATAACACATACTGTTTTATGTATAGGTTTTGACGATCAAATACACAAATGTTGAGGAGGAAGGAAAGCAAGAAAAAGAAgagataaaaaataaaaattatttataataaaaaataaattagATGCATGTTATCTGCTAAAGTTGATTCTATGTTTGTTAACTAATAAAATTAATTGGATGTATGTTAGCTGATAACATTCATTGGATATATGTTAACATGCATAAGTATAATTTTAAACATGAGTCAAATGCATTCGAAAATTTAGCTTGTTGTATACAATCAAATGGATATATGTTATCTAATAACATTAATGACATGTATGTTATATTAACATTTATGGAATGTATGTTAAATAATTACATTAATTGGATGTATGTTAACTGATAACATTTAAAAGTGAAAGCTTAGTACTTTTAAGTGAATATAGTACTTTTAATTGATAACATTAATTGGATGTATGTTAACTGATAACATTTAAACTCGCATAACATGTACGTTAAAAAAAATGTGCTTAATCATCATAGTCTTCGCCGTTGTCTGAATAAACATCTTCGTCATCACCCTGGGAATCAGTAAACTCTGAATCAATGTCTGCAATGCAAGTACGAACATTATGACCAATCCCATTACAACGATGGCACTTTCTCCTATTTACAGACGAATTACTGGCAGCCATTTCTCAAGCACTTTTATACCTTTTACTGTTGCGTTGACCTTTTTTTGGAACGACAACTAGAGCACGAACCTTTACATTACTTGGCTTTGAAAATCCCAAAACATTCTCAATTTGTTGAACCTTTGTAACTGAAGAATGTTGGTCAGGGATGGAAGGTGCAAATTCTTTAACAAAGCCATCAAACTTATCACTAAAAAGATGGAGTATTTCTTTGTCATTCTTACAATTAGAAACAACTCTCCTAAAAGTATTGGAAAGATGTTTGGTAATCATGTAGGCATCAGAATGGTAATTAACACCAGCAAAAATAACATTCAAAGATTCAGATGCATCTCTAGTCCACCTCCTCAAGATGTGTTGTTTAGGAATTTGAAAAATGTCATTAATTTCATAAACATGAAATATGTGACGACACAAACGACCTTTACGGTTGAACAACAAACATGAACAATGTGCTTCACTAGATACAGAATGAAGAGAAATATGagggataaatatatatatatatatatatatatatatatatatatatatatatatatatatatatatatatatataaacaaaagcaaaaaaggaaaataaataacagaaaaaaaaatgaaaaaactaACCTTGTAATTCATTTTCTTACGAGGAGGAATGAATTTTTTTTGAACTTCAATAATCTTTTTAAGTTCATCATCACCATCAGTAGCACAACTTATTTGAGAACACATTTTATCAGATTGAAAAATCTCATCTTGAACTAACAAAAAAAAGGTGGGAGTGTACATGTCTCTTGCATGAACCTCAATCGACTTAACAGTTCTACACTTAATAGATCTGCTTTCCATTTGAGAATCTATCAATCTGGTATTATGACGCTGCTTATCCATGGCAACATCAAATCTAGAAAAGAAATCAACTAAATTTGAATGCTTATTTTTGCATTTAGAGAAAAACGAATTCTCACTTTCAGATAATGAGGATGTTCGCATTAAGCCATTCATTGGTACATCTCTAAAAAAGCAAGGAATCCACATCTCCTTGATTGCATACATATCGTCAAACCACTTTGCACCATCTAACTCAAAATCTTCAATTAATGACTTCCAATGTCTTTCAAAAGATGATACAGACATTTCTTTGTTCCAAAATATGTAATTCATACGTTTGCGGAAAACGTTATTATTATACAAAACATAACCAACCTGAAAAACACATGTAACAAAACAAAAAATATTAAgatacatcatatgaatattaacaaaAACAAAATAACTTATTATTGAAAAAACAAATAGATATTAAAAATACAACACATGAATGATAACAAAAAAATGAATAAAAAGTTACCATTTCATTTAAGAAAATATAAAAAATGggagatgaatgataaaaaaaataaaaataaaataaatatacataaAAAGTTACATGTTCTTTAAAATAAAAGTTACCTTATCCTTTAACTTCTGACTGATGTGCCACATACATATTCTGTGTTTTGCAGTTTTAAACTTCTCAGCCACCGCTTCCAACACTGCAGGGTCTTGATCAGTAGTAACCAAACCATGTTCATTAGAAAAAGTTTTTAGAAAACAGTCAATAAACTGTTTGTACGAATCAATAGTTTCACGCGATAGCAATGCAGCACCAAAAATAACAAGCTTCTTGTGATTATCAATACCAGTGATAGGAACAAATCTCATATTGTAcctgaaaaaaaaaacaaaaacaaaaaaacatTAAGAGCTAACAAACAACTAATGAATATTAAACAAAAACAAGTTCACATAAAAaccaaaaaacaaaaaacaaaacaaaaaataaaaacaaaaaaaatacctATTGGTACCATATGTTGCATCAAATGACACAATGTCACCAAATTCTTTGTAATTCATTTTAGACAACTGATCAGCCCAAAAACCACCAGTTAAACAACCTTCTACATCACATCTATACTCGCAAGTAAAATCAGGTAAAACCTCCTTCTTCCTAAGCAGATTTTCAATGACAATGTGAGCATCAGTTTCACCAACATGCCTTAGCAAATCACGCCTAAAATTTTTGTAATCTACATTAGTAGGACCAACCATATCATAACCACCACTAATATCACAGTTAATAAGATGAGCAAGCATAGGGCCAATATTAAACTTCGAAGCAAGATCCTGAACAAAGTTCATATCAAAATACTGCATCTTTCTCTTCTTGTTTAGCGAATTCTTATTAGCTTCAGAAACATGATTATGCCCCTCAAAAAACTTGAAAACGAATATCTTACTATTTTCATATTTACACCTTAGACTAGCCTCACAACCACACTTAATTGTTGAAGACTTACGGTTAGCAAATTTAGGAGCTTTATTCGAAGAATGTTCATCATTAACCTGATTATCAACAACTTCTTTACCTTTCCTAGATTGGCGTTTCGATTTATTGTTCACAGCCTCCGCATGATTAGAAATAACACTTGAATTCCTTTTCGATATATTAACATGATTAGAAACAACACAGGGTTCATTAACAAGAGTATCAACAGCTAATCTTTTAGGAACACCAGACCTGATACACCTAAATACAACGTAATTGATAGTACCATCAGCCAACCTATTAAATGAAGCTTTCTTGACATCAAATCCTGCAAATTCAGCATAACTCTCATAAAAACGCAAGCAATAATCATAAGAAGGATAAACAGAATCAACAACAGGATTTAACGCATCAGGAACTACTGGAAACCATAACCTAGAACCATTTGGAGTTCGATGCTTAACTGAACTCAGTATATGATTATATTCATCAATAACAGGGGAAGCATTCTGAACATCTGTAAAAGAAAAAATAACGTAAGTAAGAACAATTAAAACTATTAACATACATGTGATGTACCATAATAAGTAACGCTAGAAGATGAAAAATGTTAAAAAAAAATTTGGATCGAAAAGTAAAATGCATCTGACGTATGATAAGATCTAAGAAAAGATAACATAAATTATGAATACGAATTATACAAATAACACACATATGACgtatgttaatataataataaaaacagTATTGTATTACAGTAAAATGCATCTTATGTTTGATAatatctaacgataaatcaaaataatgtataggttttaaacaaataacatACATATGAAGTATGTTAATATTATGATAAAAACAGTAAAAATGCATCTGATGTATAATAATATCTAAAAGAAAATTAaatattgtatatttattaaacaaTAACATACATATGATGTATGTTTATATATTGATGAAAACAGTATTGTATTACAGTACAATGCATCTGATGTATGATAACATGTAAAGATAAAACACATATTGTATAGGTATTAAACAATAACATACATACAATGTATGATAATATATTGATGAAAACAGTATTGGAtactataaaaattaataataaaacacAACATACATTGAATGAATGATAgtataaaaagtaaaataaaatagtAACAGAtgaaaattaaataattataaaactTATCAGATGAATCGCCGATATCAATTCCAGAAACATTAGGAGATACAGGATGATTAATACTAATCGAAGAAACTGAATCAACTGCAGAATAATTGGATGAGGAAGCCATTGAATGAATTGAGGTAGACGACGCAGAATGAACTATAAAATGATCGATTGAAGATCAATAAATTGAAGGATGACGACGATGAAACAATGAATTCAATATGAAGAAAGAGAACGACGAATAATGAATCAAAAAAAAAACAACTGAAAATTGAATTAACGGATCagtaatttaaaaaataataaaacgaaaaagaaaaataaaaatatgaaaaggAAAAGACAGAAATACCCTTACCTTTGTAAATTACCTTGAACAGAAAATAAAACAAGGGAAGAAGGAAGAACGGCGGCGATGAGAGAAGGATAACAAGATCGACGCCGTAGAGCTGCTTATCCCCTTATCGCTGGACATACAGCTTAGCGCTGGATCgcaaccctatatatatatatatatatatatatatatatatatatatatatatatatatatatatatatatatatatatatatatatatatatatatatatatatatatatgttggtttttgattatatgacatattatactttgatatggtcaAACGATGTCCTGGCAAGGTAGTTATAAAATCCATCATTGAGTAAGATCTGAATACATGGCTATCACATATAATCAAAATGAGATTTATTCCTCTATGTGAGAGTATGATACCACTCAGCCCCTCGATGAAAGCGAATGGATATATACACGATCGTGTCCAAGCTACATTAATTGTTGATCAACTTTAACATAGTAATCGCATTCAATTTTTCTAGATCAAGAAACAAGAATTAGCAGACACATGAGAATGACTAGATCAATGTCTCATGTCAACATCGTATTGACACAAAAGGGACAATAGACATCCAATTATTAaagaatttttaataatgatatttcGTTTAGCTGAAACAACAAGTAGTATGTTTTTAGGGGCATTGTCGTGTTGATAGACGCTTACCGTTGTCTATATAGTTGTCTGGTGTTGCATCATGCAAAAGTGATAATTTGTTAGATTCATGTGCACTACCATAACACATAACTATATTACTATTTACATGTGGGTCTATAAGGTACTGTTAGTGCTCGAATTAAACAGAATTATCCTCGCAATATCCTTTTCCATTCGTTTAGTTTTAAAGAGTTTTGAGATTGTTATTGATGGTTTGTTAATTAGAAGATGGTCCAAGGCAAAAACAGTCCAAAAGTCCAAATTTGTGCAAAGGAATCAAAACCTGAGCCTAAGAAATGAACCCagtgaagttttggagtgaaaTTGATATTCCAGGGCCAAAAGCGGCACACCAAAGTTTAAAAGTGCGGCACCAATACACTAAAAATGTGAAAAGCAACATCATAAGCCAACCAATACAAATGGTGTGGAGCACCACTTCATAAGGTGCGGCGCATCTCATTCCATGTACAATGGTGCGCGCACCTATGGTAATTTTGGTGCACATATTGCGGCACACCGGTGCCTATTGCGGTGCACCGGTACCTATTGCGGTGCACCAGTTCCTATTACGATGCACCTGCGCTAATTCAGCCTACAAATTCAGCTCAACTATAAAAGCAAAAAGTTTTGGTTTTGATCAAAGAGAGCTGCGATTGGGGTCCAAAATGGAGCCCTAAAAGGGTCCATTTCATGATTCTATAAAGATCAAAGCCTAATTTCATGTCCCAAGTTAAAGATTAATGAAGATTGAAGCTAAATCTCCATCATTCATTCTCCATTTCGTAATCTCTTTCCTTTTTAGCACTATTTCTTCTCCAATTTAGTTGTAATGATGAAAACTTTAGTTTTAATTGATTTTGTTCGTGCTTATCTtatgattatagcttagattaGTCATGTTCACTTGATTGTAAGACTTGATGCTTGGATTTTACCCTAATTGATGATTTTGATATTTGAATGAGTTGATAATTATTGTGCTTGGTCGAAGATCCATTACTATGATTGTTTTAAGCTTTATTTTGACTATACAAGTTGTTAAACATTAAGTGATTTAAAATGGGattcaatttgtacttcaacactatTTGGTGATCTAGAGAATTAAGGAAaagatttcaagtgattgtatctTTGAATTAGTTGGTTTTTAAAAGGGTTTTTAGCCAACATGGTAGTGTTAGTCATTTCAATTGATTGTTGTGATTAAGAAATTCAAGTGATTTCAATTCAAAATCGAGTCTCACTGATTTCACTCAAAACATATTGGTAATCTCTTAAAGCGAGTTTACATGAGTTAATGAGCTTTGATTTATTCAAATATTTATGAAGCTTGTGAGATTGAAAAGAAGCTTTATGATTAAAACATTGTTATGTGACAAATGGAAGGGATAATCCATGTTAAAAGGTTGGATCAATCAAATGAGCATGTTTCTTTCTTATTTATTTATCTCTTTTAGTCTAAATTCTTAGTTTAATTCAAACACTTTCAAAACCCCCTACTTAGGATGATTATTAGTGTTTTGAGATTTTGGTAAACTGCTCCTTGTGGAACGAATCTTGCTTGAATACTTGCTAGTTGCTATAATGATCGGGTTATCGTTTCTCGGGCGTTTGTGTTGATTAGTTAGGTTATttgatcattatttttattattataagttgAACATAAAATGTCGCAACAACTTTTTGGCGTCTTTGCCGAGGTGCGGGTTTTAATTGAATTTTGAAATATTTTTTAGtagttgttcgatccttttgtaagaacAACATTCCTGCAAAGTTACTTTTTTGTTTATATTTGCTTGTATTCGGGAAACGTTTTTTGTCTGTGTTGTGATTAAGCTAGATGGTGGAGTATGATGCTTTGTATGATTATTTGATGTCAAGATCCATGAATGATGGTCAACAATTGATGGAAGACTCAAGTCACATGGATATGAATGGTGGTTATTTGGTTatgaatgatgataatggttattttgGCATGAACGATGACTATGGTTATATGGACATGAACAATGGTGATTATTTGGATATGAATGATGGTTGTGGGTATATGGATGAAGGTTGCATGGGTTTAAATGATAATGGGTGTTTGGATTCTTGGCAAGCTAATGGTGAGCCGGGGGATTATTGTGATACTGATGATAGGTATTATCCAAACGGGGGTTATGATATTTGTTATATGAATGATTTTGCCCCCATGGATCATCCTTGTGGTAATGGTCCTATTTCTAATTTTAACTTTATGGGTCAACCAATGGACTATTGTTATGAAGGGGATAACTCGAGATGGGATTCTCCTCAACATCAATTTCAAGATCAACAGAGGACATCGATCCGAACTTACAAGAGTTATTCTCACACTTCATGAGAAAAcatttgtaacgacccgtcctaatccatccggacgaagtccatatcgattataaatgattcacaacagttgattacatcgcgaggtacttgacctctatatgatacattttacaaacattgcattcgtttttgaaaagacaatctttcattacatcgaaagttgacaacatgcataccatttcgtaatatatcttactataattgacttaataataatcttgatgaactcaacgactcgaatgcaacgtcttttgaaatatatcatgaatgactcctagtaatatctctaagatgagcaaatgcacagcggaagatttctttcgtacctgagaataaacatgctttaaagtgtcaaccaaaaggttggtgagttcattagtttaacataaataatcatttcataattttaatagaccacaagatttcatatttccatttcccataaacatacgtcccatgcatagagacaaaaataatcattcatatggattgaacacctggtaaccgacattcacaatatgcatataagaatatccccatcattccgggatcctccttcggacatgatataaatttcaaagtactaaagcatccggtactttggatggggcttgttgggcccgatagatctatctttaggattcgcgtcaattagggtgtctgttccctaattcttagattaccagacttaataaaaaggggcatatttgatttcgataatttaaccatagaatgtagtttcaattacttgtgtctatttcataaaacatttataaaagcagcgcatgtattctcagtcccaaaaatatatattgcaaaagcatttaaaaagggggtaatgaaactcatctaatgtattttgtagtaaaaatacatatgacgtcatttaacaagtgtagggttgacctcggattcacgaacacatatcatttatatatgacaaataatattataaacacataatagtaatcaaacaagttatatatattattattaataatatacttgttatattgatatattttatatatagcttaattaatattATCTTAAAAATATAGAGAtatgtaatatcaatattattgcaatgtatttttattaaaatatatatttgtaataatacctaaaatgataataataatatagtaataataataataataataataataataataataataataataataataataataataataataataataagtaaactacctcaatgaagtagccctaaaaaaaatgtccaagtccagGTTTAAACCCACAACCTCCCAGTAACCCTATAACACCACAAACCAATGCTCTATCTATTTCTTTCCAAACTAATTGGTACTTAAATCCTTTTAACACTTGTactcatcttcatcttctttaacATGCGATCATAATCATCAACATACgcttatcattatcatgattcgtATCATTACGGTTTCTATTTTCCATTTTTATCTTTTTGGCCAAACTACACAAACAATACACGGCCCAAATAGTCTCACAAGCCCAACTCATGTATAATTTCTATAATCTGTTTCCTGGGCCCAAATACAGCCCATTTACTATTAGTCTGTTTAAGATATTAATTTGACCCACCAAATAATTTTTATCAAGCCCAATATCCTGACTTGCATAGCTGACAGTTAGAATAAAAAAAAACTGCAGCATGTGAGAATCGAAGACTGGTCTTCTCGTTCAACCCACATCACTCATAACCATTCATCTGCTATGTGTCTTTCTGCTTTATATTTGATTTTTAATTCTTTTAtctctttttctgttttgatttcttgAACTTGTGGACCAACACAATACACCAAAAAAAGAAAACAATTAATCCTTCTTGTATATCCTTCGATCAGTACATACCGCCAGGTGGGTTCCATGGTTGGAGCAGCCATCCATTTGCAAGTGGAGTTGGTAAAAGTCTTTAT includes these proteins:
- the LOC139854099 gene encoding protein FAR1-RELATED SEQUENCE 5-like, producing MASSSNYSAVDSVSSISINHPVSPNVSGIDIGDSSDKFYNYLIFIYVQNASPVIDEYNHILSSVKHRTPNGSRLWFPVVPDALNPVVDSVYPSYDYCLRFYESYAEFAGFDVKKASFNRLADGTINYVVFRCIRSGVPKRLAVDTLVNEPCVVSNHVNISKRNSSVISNHAEAVNNKSKRQSRKGKEVVDNQVNDEHSSNKAPKFANRKSSTIKCGCEASLRCKYENSKIFVFKFFEGHNHVSEANKNSLNKKRKMQYFDMNFVQDLASKFNIGPMLAHLINCDISGGYDMVGPTNVDYKNFRRDLLRHVGETDAHIVIENLLRKKEVLPDFTCEYRCDVEGCLTGGFWADQLSKMNYKEFGDIVSFDATYGTNRYNMRFVPITGIDNHKKLVIFGAALLSRETIDSYKQFIDCFLKTFSNEHGLVTTDQDPAVLEAVAEKFKTAKHRICMWHISQKLKDKVGYVLYNNNVFRKRMNYIFWNKEMSVSSFERHWKSLIEDFELDGAKWFDDMYAIKEMWIPCFFRDVPMNGLMRTSSLSESENSFFSKCKNKHSNLVDFFSRFDVAMDKQRHNTRLIDSQMESRSIKCRTVKSIEVHARDMYTPTFFLLVQDEIFQSDKMCSQISCATDGDDELKKIIEVQKKFIPPRRLCRHIFHVYEINDIFQIPKQHILRRWTRDASESLNVIFAGVNYHSDAYMITKHLSNTFRRVVSNCKNDKEILHLFSDKFDGFVKEFAPSIPDQHSSVTKVQQIENVLGFSKPSNVKVRALVVVPKKGQRNNIDSEFTDSQGDDEDVYSDNGEDYDD